In one window of Meleagris gallopavo isolate NT-WF06-2002-E0010 breed Aviagen turkey brand Nicholas breeding stock chromosome 12, Turkey_5.1, whole genome shotgun sequence DNA:
- the LOC100543260 gene encoding cholesterol side-chain cleavage enzyme, mitochondrial: MLSRAAPIAGSFQACRCAGGIPALTGVHCPLPSPPGARPFDQVPGEWRTGWLNLYHFWKEGGFHNVHNIMASKFQRFGPIYREKLGVYESVNIISPRDAATLFKSEGMLPERFSVPPWVAYRDYRNKPYGVLLKTGEAWRSDRLTLNKEVLSPQVVDSFVPLLNQVSEDFVQRARAQVQKSSRERWTADFSHELFRFALESVCHVLYGERLGLLQDFVDPEAQQFIDAVTLMFHTTSPMLYVPPALLRHLNAKTWRDHVHAWDAIFTQADKCIQNVYRDIRLQRKSTEEHTGILFSLLVQDKLPLDDIKASVTEMMAGGVDTTSMTLQWAMLELARSPGIQERLRAEVLAAKQEAQGDRVKMLKSIRLLKATIKETLRLHPVAVTLQRYTTKEVILQDYRIPPKTLVQVGLYAMGRDPEVFPKPEQFNPERWLVMGSKHFKGLSFGFGPRQCLGRRIAELEMQLFLMHILENFKIETKRAVEVGTKFDLILVPDKPIYLTLRPLQRQE, encoded by the exons ATGCTCTCCAGGGCTGCACCCATAGCGGGCAGCTTTCAGGCATGCCGCTGTGCTGGAGGGATCCCAGCCCTCACGGGGGTCCACTGCCCATTGCCCAGCCCCCCAGGAGCTCGGCCCTTCGACCAGGTGCCGGGTGAATGGCGAACGGGTTGGCTTAACCTGTACCACTTTTGGAAGGAGGGCGGCTTCCACAACGTCCACAACATCATGGCCAGCAAGTTCCAGCGCTTCGGGCCCATCTACAG GGAGAAGTTGGGTGTCTACGAGAGCGTGAATATCATCAGCCCCCGCGACGCAGCCACGCTCTTCAAGTCAGAGGGGATGCTGCCCGAGCGCTTCAGCGTGCCCCCATGGGTGGCATACCGTGACTACCGCAACAAGCCCTACGGCGTGCTCCTCAA GACAGGGGAGGCCTGGCGCTCGGACCGCCTGACCCTGAACAAGGAGGTTCTGTCACCGCAGGTGGTGGACAGCTTCGTGCCCCTGCTGAACCAGGTGAGCGAGGACTTTGTGCAGCGGGCACGGGCGCAGGTCCAGAAGAGCAGCCGGGAGCGCTGGACGGCCGACTTCAGCCACGAGCTCTTCCGCTTTGCCTTGGAGT CTGTGTGCCACGTGCTGTATGGGGAGcgcctggggctgctgcaggactTTGTGGACCCGGAGGCGCAGCAGTTCATCGATGCTGTCACCCTCATGTTCCACACCACCTCGCCCATGCTCTACGTGCCACCCGCCCTGCTCCGCCACCTCAACGCCAAGACATGGCGTGACCACGTGCATGCTTGGGATGCCATCTTCACACAGG CTGACAAATGCATCCAAAATGTTTACCGGGACATCCGGCTGCAACGCAAGAGCACCGAGGAGCACACAGGCATCCTCTTCAGCCTCCTTGTGCAGGACAAGCTGCCCCTGGATGACATCAAGGCCAGCGTCACCGAGATGATGGCGGGCGGCGTGGACACg acTTCCATGACTCTGCAATGGGCCATGCTGGAGCTGGCACGGTCCCCAGGCATCCAGGAGCGGCTGCGGGCAGAGGTGCTGGCGGCCAAGCAGGAGGCACAGGGGGACAGggtgaagatgctgaagagcatcCGACTGCTCAAAGCCACCATCAAGGAGACGCTCAG GCTGCACCCGGTGGCGGTGACGCTGCAGAGGTACACCACGAAGGAGGTCATCCTGCAGGACTACCGCATCCCCCCCAAG ACGCTGGTGCAGGTTGGTCTCTACGCCATGGGACGGGACCCTGAGGTCTTCCCCAAGCCGGAGCAGTTCAACCCTGAGCGCTGGCTGGTGATGGGCTCCAAGCACTTCAAGGGGCTGAGCTTTGGATTTGGGCCACGGCAATGTCTGGGTCGCCGCATCGCCGAGCTGGAGATGCAGCTCTTCCTCATGCAT ATCCTGGAGAACTTCAAGATCGAAACCAAGCGGGCGGTGGAAGTCGGGACCAAGTTCGACCTCATCCTCGTCCCTGACAAACCCATCTACCTGACACTCCGTCCTCTCCAGCGCCAGGAGTGA
- the CCDC33 gene encoding coiled-coil domain-containing protein 33 yields the protein MCALCQQEVSRYRLALRRMAGDLVSLHQRVTSLEVENGHLRHSLAGRQEPGRVLLADGDVDVMTREEILDRLATLKGELVSSTAEMRQLRDRVQRLQNELIRKNDQEKELVLLQRAHRQQQAALRRCREEVARTKGLEEMVRQQEKVSRGGLGTQVGAPSIGSQWDPYGCFRRSSPGVLRSQQVGICPFWSFRPTGTRACAEGMVDTTSPVTPNFHPAGEASAGELHALLLAENRRLREELSRLPRPPLPPSTPQPPQDTFGGTEKLSLLAKLEEAQARGRAMERQLEEAARRWAREKQELGTRLLEQDHGFGGSASRLLHATTLVSILEGWEYPAMGLAAVGRSPTSHFGGVASDFPEDMGKVRTPE from the exons ATGTGTGCTCTGTGCCAACAGGAGGTGAGCAGGTACCGCCTGGCGCTGAGACGCATGGCGGGTGACCTTGTGTCCCTGCACCAGCGTGTCACCAGCCTGGAGGTGGAGAATGGACATCTACGGCACAGCCTGGCTGGGCGTCAGGAGCCGGGCCGTGTTCTGCTCGCTGATGGGGACGTGGATGTCATGACCCGGGAAGAGATCCTGGACCGGTTGG CCACCCTGAAGGGAGAACTGGTgtccagcacagcagagatgcgGCAGCTGAGGGATCGCGTGCAGCGGCTGCAGAATGAACTGATCCGG AAGAACGATCAGGAGAAGGAGTTGGTGCTGCTCCAGCGAGcccacagacagcagcaagCTGCCCTGCGGCGGTGCCGGGAGGAGGTGGCCAGAACAAAGGGCCTGGAGGAGATGGTGAGGCAGCAGGAGAAGGTGAGTCGTGGTGGGCTGGGGACGCAGGTGGGTGCACCGAGCATTGGGAGCCAATGGGACCCATA CGGATGCTTCAGGAGAAGCTCTCCAGGAGTGCTGAGAAGCCAGCAGGTGGGCATCTGTCCCTTCTGGTCCTTTCGCCCCACAGGGACCAGAGCCTGTGCAGAAGGGATGGTGGACACCACATCCCCTGTGACTCCAAATTTCCATCCTGCAGGTGAAGCCTCAGCTGGGGAGCTGCACgccctgctgctggctgagaaCCGCCGGCTGCGGGAGGAGCTATCAAGGCTCCCACGCCCCCCATTGCCCcccagcaccccacagcccccacagGACACCTTTGGTGGCACAGAGaagctgtccctgctggccaagCTAGAGGAGGCACAAGCTCGTGGGCGAGCAATGGAGAGGCAG ctggaggaggcagcaagGAGATGGGCACGGGAAAAGCAGGAGCTGGGCACTaggctgctggagcaggaccACGGCTTTGGGGGCTCAGCCTCGCGCCTTCTGCATGCCACCACCTTGGTGAGCATCCTGGAGGGATGGGAATACCCTGCAATGGGGCTGGCAGCTGTTGGGAGGAGCCCCACCTCACATTTTGGGGGGGTTGCCTCAGATTTCCCAGAAGACATGGGGAAGGTGAGAACCCCAGAGTAG